In Fusarium oxysporum Fo47 chromosome VII, complete sequence, the following proteins share a genomic window:
- a CDS encoding Chloroperoxidase, which produces MSPTINLLLLFVASSSFAFTFASPLSNHPTFGAQEQKAIGHNDLFIPSPHNPVPYKEPFEWDEKIHYYEKHTNGSGHGYYRRSSCPGVNTLANRGFINRSGRNISYDEIAQAARVVWNFGDDNIEIVLGPTRKEHPGPRIDLDMFADDAVQFKINCLAAPTRDDRRVGDNVNLNKTLLKQLLSASKDGETLTIEDTAEHHHRRHNDSKATNPNFRFGNSGAICSLAQYANMFGMLGRQGKNGPGTLHVEDVKKFYLDEDWPKDYWRRQLPYYSPEANSYIDRMARHIGYQIERPYPPDDHNLYDVEGDVAVFDVLPPWKLPDRYKQQEQEQKETTYL; this is translated from the exons ATGAGTCCTACTATCAATCTTCTGCTGCTTTTTGTGGCCTCTAGTTCCTTCGCCTTCACCTTCGCCTCCCCCCTCTCCAATCACCCGACTTTCGGGGCACAGGAACAAAAGGCCATTGGACACAACGATCTCTTTATTCCTAGCCCCCACAATCCCGTTCCGTACAAGGAGCCGTTTGAATGGGATGAGAAGATCCACTACTACGAGAAGCATACCAATGGTTCCGGTCATGGTTATTATCGGCGATCTTCGTGCCCTGGAGTCAATACACTGGCAAATAGAGGATTCATCAACCGTTCCGGCCGCAACATTAGCTACGATGAGATAGCCCAAGCTGCACGTGTGGTATGGAACTTTGGGGATGACAAC ATTGAAATTGTGCTCGGCCCTACCCGCAAAGAGCATCCTGGACCGCGCATCGACCTCGATATGTTCGCTGATGATGCCGTCcagttcaagatcaactgTCTCGCAGCTCCGACTCGCGATGACCGAAGGGTAGGAGATAATGTCAACCTAAATAAGACATTGCTCAAACAACTGCTCTCGGCTTCGAAGGACGGTGAGACATTGACTATCGAGGACACCGCGGAGCACCATCACCGGCGCCATAATGACTCCAAAGCCACGAATCCCAATTTCAGGTTCGGTAACAGCGGAGCCATCTGCTCTCTTGCCCAGTACGCCAATATGTTTGGCATGCTGGGCCGACAAGGCAAGAATGGACCGGGCACCTTGCACGTCGAGGATGTTAAAAAGTTTTATCTCGACGAGGACTGGCCGAAGGATTACTGGAGGAGACAGCTTCCATACTACTCCCCCGAGGCCAACAGCTACATTGACAGAATGGCGCGCCACATCGGGTACCAGATTGAAAGGCCTTACCCGCCGGACGATCATAACTTGTATGATGTTGAAGGAGATGTGGCAGTCTTTGACGTTTTACCTCCATGGAAACTTCCAGATAGATATAAGCAACAGGAGCAAGAGCAGAAGGAGACAACGTACCTGTAA
- a CDS encoding lipoxygenase — protein sequence MVALLIFLGIFTCVETLPLSDSPSSYIPEEVPSSQTADIGLPPPTEFTLPNEDDEILIRKLNIQKTRKEILYGPSLIGKTSFFISGPLGDQISQRDQTLWSRDAAPVVQAVSHDAAAALHDIQIHGGLQNLDDYKILYQGHWSSSVPGGIAKGQFSNFTSDLLFSMERLSTNPYILRRLHPHADELPFAVDSKIVQKLTGSTLPSLHKAGRLFLADHSYQKDYVAQEGRYAAACQALFYLDDRCHQFLPLAIKTNVGSNLTYTPLDEPNDWLLAKVMFNVNDLFHGQMYHLASTHAVAEIVHLAALRTMSSRHPVLALLQRLMYQAYAIRPIGNNILFNPGGLIDQNSVFSNVAVRKFATDFYPTVAGPVRSNYFEANLRSRGLLNATHGPDLPHFPFYEDGARIIKVIRTFIQSFVKSIYKSDKVLAKDWELQAWIAEANGAAEVIDFPPTPLKKRKHLVDILTHMAWLTGVSHHVLNQGEPVTTSGVLPLHPGSLYAPVPGEKGVVDSLLPWLPNEQKSVDQISFLALFNRPQIVENNRTLRYMFNSESLLAGTVRAVAAANERFMEEMGHISQEISNRKFDDDGLSQGMPFIWTGMDPGVIPFYLSV from the exons ATGGTTGCTCTTCTCATTTTCCTCGGGATTTTTACCTGCGTGGAAACCCTTCCTCTCAGCGACAGTCCTTCATCATATATTCCCGAAGAAGTTCCCTCAAGCCAAACCGCTGACATAGGGTTGCCTCCACCTACCGAGTTCACCCTGCCgaatgaggatgatgaaatcCTGATACGAAAGCTGAATATTCAGAAAACACGAAAGGAGATCCTCTACGGGCCTTCTCTCATTGGGAAAACTTCTTTCTTCATATCTGGTCCCCTGGGTGACCAGATCTCTCAGCGGGACCAGACCCTGTGGTCACGAGATGCAGCGCCGGTGGTACAGGCAGTATCTCATGATGCCGCGGCTGCCCTTCATGATATCCAAATT CATGGTGGTCTCCAAAATCTCGATGACTATAAGATCCTGTATCAAGGCCACTGGTCGAGCTCGGTCCCTGGGGGCATTGCAAAAGGGCAGTTCAGCAACTTCACTTCGGACTTGCTGTTTTCCATGGAACGACTGTCTACCAATCCATACATTCTCCGGCGTTTGCACCCCCATGCAGATGAGTTACCGTTTGCTGTCGATTCAAAAATCGTCCAGAAACTCACAGGATCGACGCTGCCATCGCTCCATAAAGCAGGACGTCTCTTCCTCGCCGACCACAGCTACCAGAAGGATTATGTTGCCCAAGAGGGTCGTTATGCTGCCGCTTGCCAAGCTCTCTTCTACCTCGACGATCGGTGCCATCAGTTCTTACCCCTCGCTATCAAGACCAACGTCGGGTCAAACTTGACTTACACCCCTCTGGACGAACCGAATGACTGGCTGCTGGCCAAGGTAATGTTCAATGTCAACGACTTATTTCATGGCCAAATGTACCACCTCGCCAGCACGCATGCCGTCGCCGAGATTGTCCACCTGGCTGCCCTTCGGACTATGAGCAGCCGTCATCCCgtccttgcccttctccAACGGTTGATGTATCAGGCCTACGCAATCCGCCCGATTGGCAATAATATTCTCTTCAACCCTGGTGGTTTAATTGACCAGAACTCTGTCTTTTCCAACGTTGCCGTTCGAAAATTTGCGACCGACTTTTATCCTACTGTCGCCGGCCCAGTCCGTTCGAATTACTTCGAGGCTAATCTCCGCTCGCGCGGCCTGCTCAACGCAACCCATGGGCCTGACCTGCCACATTTCCCGTTCTATGAAGACGGCGCCAGGATTATTAAGGTCATCCGCACATTTATTCAGAGCTTCGTCAAGTCGATCTACAAGTCCGACAAAGTTCTCGCTAAGGACTGGGAGTTGCAAGCTTGGATCGCCGAGGCTAACGGTGCTGCAGAGGTTATTGACTTCCCTCCTACTCCGCTGAAAAAGCGGAAGCATCTGGTAGACATCCTTACGCACATGGCATGGCTTACCGGCGTCTCGCATCATGTGCTGAACCAAGGCGAGCCAGTGACAACGTCGGGTGTGTTACCACTTCATCCGGGTTCGCTATACGCTCCCGTTCCTGGCGAGAAGGGTGTTGTCGATAGCTTGCTTCCCTGGCTTCCCAACGAGCAGAAGTCTGTGGATCAGATTTCTTTCCTTGCTCTATTCAATCGGCCGCAGATCGTCGAGAACAATCGAACGCTGCGGTACATGTTCAATTCAGAGAGCTTGCTTGCTGGTACAGTAAGGGCTGTCGCGGCCGCTAACGAGAGGTTCATGGAAGAGATGGGGCACATCAGCCAAGAGATCAGCAATAGGAAGTTTGATGACGATGGGCTAAGCCAAGGGATGCCATTTATCTGGACCGGAATGGACCCGGGAGTGATTCCGTTTTACCTGAGCGTTTAG